A part of Aspergillus flavus chromosome 1, complete sequence genomic DNA contains:
- a CDS encoding putative transporter (unnamed protein product), with product MATSHLNDEEMIDQKLAIETTTSNTKQTPSRQALIEALQAEKPSPWSPNLRKLYIFCVIAFLCSTMNGYDGSIFGSLPALESFRDQFGVEKNGAKIGYISAMYTVGGICSLPFSGPACDFRGRRWGTFIGSLIVVACTFLSALSHGVPQFVAGRFFLGFGVNIVRSTSSIWCAEVCPPAYRGIIMAFYNCTYAVGSLIAAGVTRGSAGYPGNKSWQIPLWCQMICPAIVLLSVLFFPESPRWLYSHGQEEQALEFLAKYHGEGNPSHPLVQLQLQEYREFISLSGSDKRWWDFRDFYKTKAGRWRFINALITGIWGQCSGNAVVTYYLPAMLLTTGITDSNQVLNVNLGYTVVSTVASYLGASQIERMGRRPTIIWTAVACSICFACITIGSGIFDSTQATPAASAGIAFIFIFGFCYNFGMTPLQALYPVEALSYETRGKGVGLTFSIAHGFTLLNQFCFPIALKNIGWYTYIVFIVWDLFEATVSYFVSVETKGHTLEELSEIFESPNPVKASLQKSI from the exons ATGGCGACTTCGCATCtgaatgatgaagaaatgaTTGACCAGAAGCTCGCCATCGAGACGACCACAAGCAATACCAAACAGACTCCCAGTCGCCAGGCCCTGATTGAGGCTCTTCAAGCGGAAAAGCCGTCACCATGGTCTCCGAATCTAAGAAAATTATACATCTTCTGCGTGATCGCTTTTCTGTGCTCGACCATGAACG GTTATGATGGCTCTATTTTTGGCTCACTCCCTGCTCTGGAATCGTTCAGAGACCAGTTCGGGGTGGAGAAGAACGGTGCTAAAATCGGGTATATATCCGCCATGTATACGGTAGGTGGCATTTGCTCGCTGCCATTCAGTGGGCCAGCTTGCGATTTTCGTGGCAGACGATGGGGCACTTTTATCGGGTCCTTGATCGTTGTGGCCTGTACCTTCCTCTCCGCACTATCTCATGGAGTTCCTCAATTCGTGGCGGGTCGTTTCTTTCTAGGATTTGGAGTGAATATAGTACGATCAACCAGCTCTATCTGGTGTGCTGAGGTGTGTCCGCCAGCATATCGTGGAATCATCATGGCGTTTTATAACTGCACCTATGCTGTTGGATCGCTCATTGCTGCAGGGGTAACCAGAGGGTCAGCTGGATATCCAGGGAATAAATCTTGGCAAATCCCATTATGGTGCCAGATGATTTGCCCTGCAATAGTGTTGTTATCTGTGTTATTCTTCCCTGAATCTCCGCGGTGGCTTTATTCCCATGGACAGGAGGAGCAAGCGCTGGAATTCCTGGCGAAATACCACGGGGAAGGAAATCCGTCCCACCCACTTGTGCAACTACAGTTGCAAGAATATAGAGAGTTCATATCTCTTTCCGGCTCTGACAAACGTTGGTGGGATTTCCGCGACTTTTACAAAACCAAAGCAGGCAGATGGCGTTTTATCAACGCTTTAATAACCGGTATCTGGGGTCAATGCTCGGGAAATGCCGTTGTCACGTACTATCTCCCTGCGATGCTTCTCACCACCGGCATTACCGACTCTAATCAAGTCTTGAATGTGAACCTCGGCTACACTGTGGTTTCCACAGTCGCATCTTACCTCGGGGCGAGTCAAATTGAGAGGATGGGCCGACGGCCAACCATTATCTGGACCGCCGTGGCATGCTCGATTTGCTTCGCCTGTATCACCATCGGCTCTGGTATATTCGACAGTACCCAGGCTACCCCTGCCGCCTCTGCCGGAATTGcattcatttttatttttggtttCTGTTACAACTTCGGGATGACACCTCTGCAAGCACTATATCCAGTGGAGGCGCTCTCATATGAAACCCGCGGCAAGGGTGTCGGCCTCACTTTCTCCATTGCGCACGGTTTCACTTTACTCAACCAATTTTGCTTTCCTATCGCGCTCAAGAATATTGGTTGGTATACATACATTGTTTTTATTGTGTGGGATCTGTTTGAAGCGACTGTCAGCTACTTCGTCTCCGTGGAGACCAAAGGGCACACTTTAGAGGAGCTGTCGGAAATATTCGAGAGCCCAAATCCTGTCAAAGCTTCTCTCCAGAAGTCTATATAG
- a CDS encoding acyl transferase/acyl hydrolase/lysophospholipase produces the protein MTWTRGEVETLLPLPTHLSSVAPGKYAVKCEQSYEVTAHDGYIQAKVWFKLPALTDSFIDRLKTIQLFAKSMDQRYVSDVDAGTWTWFELVLLGNAHTKNPLIRDNVEYIWKSHFNPMATSEYTWPGNFLGVRICARFPGWWIFVQKGYLVVEIGDKPVTRLPPQFGEFSLLQDTLQEVNEKLPTEYDLAVPPMRANGFDAGTERPLRVLSLDGGGVRGFSSLYILREVMQRLSAEGKPRKPCEVFDMIAGTSTGGLCAIMLGRLEMTVDECIEAYNRFMKKVFNVSSLRKNTRLVWKGSRFSADNIEVVIKELIKERLGDSEAPLLNEHSQCKAFVLVVRQDAANSKGPVHLRSYVNTQQKSLLPNVKAWEAARATSAAPTYFLPMEVSTDKGVKHKLIDAALGANNPVGWLWNEVLSVFGAGRPIDCILSIGTGIPKNQVFGESVKGAITGLGSAITNTELANILFRTLIDAYAPESRRLKYFRLNVGREIEDWPEVAKEKENEELAEMDSLTQIDGFIERTEQYIKEQEPRIRRCASTLNRNLFRR, from the exons ATGACCTGGACAAGAGGAGAAGTGGAAACTCTACTTCCCCTCCCAACACACCTCTCTTCTGTTGCACCTGGAAAATATGCAGTCAAATGTGAACAGTCTTACGAAGTCACGGCCCATGATGGGTACATCCAAGCCAAGGTCTGGTTCAAGCTACCG GCACTGACGGACTCATTTATCGACCGCCTCAAAACCATCCAACTCTTTGCAAAGTCTATGGACCAGCGATATGTGAGCGACGTAGACGCTGGTACCTGGACTTGGTTTgagcttgttcttctgggCAATGCTCATACGAAAAACCCACTTATCAGAGACAATGTGGAGTATATTTGGAAGAGTCATTTTAACCCAATGGCAACGTCGGAATACACATGG CCTGGTAATTTCCTTGGGGTTCGTATCTGTGCTCGTTTCCCTGGTTGGTGGATATTTGTCCAGAAGGGATACCTGGTCGTAGAAATCGGCGATAAACCAG TCACACGATTGCCCCCTCAATTTGGCGAGTTTAGTCTCTTGCAAGATACACTACAAGAGGTGAATGAGAAATTGCCGACAGAGTACGATCTGGCTGTGCCCCCAATGCGCGCTAATGGTTTCGATGCTGGTACCGAGAGACCATTGCGCGTTCTGTCTTTGG ACGGAGGAGGTGTTCGGGGTTTCTCCTCCCTATACATCCTGCGTGAGGTGATGCAGCGTCTCAGTGCAGAGGGCAAACCCCGGAAGCCTTGTGAAGTGTTTGACATGATTGCTGGTACCAGCACCGGAGG CCTGTGCGCCATTATGTTGGGCCGACTGGAGATGACTGTTGATGAGTGTATCGAGGCATACAACCGGTTCATGAAGAAAGTCTTcaatgtttcttctctgagGAAGAACACACGCCTTGTCTGGAAGGGTTCCAGATTCAGTGCCGATAATATTGAAGTGGTTATTAAGGAGTTGATAAAAGAGAGATTGGGTGACTCTGAAGCACCTCTCCTGAATGAGCACAGCCAGTGCAAAGC CTTTGTCCTTGTCGTTCGTCAAGACGCCGCCAACAGCAAAGGACCTGTCCACCTGCGTTCTTACGTCAACACACAGCAGAAGTCTCTTCTTCCCAATGTAAAGGCGTGGGAGGCTGCTCGAGCAACATCTGCTGCTCCTACTTACTTCCTGCCTATGGAGGTCTCCACCGATAAGGGGGTAAAGCACAAGTTGATCGATGCTGCTCTGGGTGCTAACAACCCTGTTGGATG GCTATGGAACGAAGTCCTGAGCGTCTTCGGTGCCGGTCGTCCCATCGACTGCATTCTCAGCATCGGCACCGGTATCCCCAAGAACCAAGTCTTCGGCGAGAGCGTAAAAGGTGCCATCACTGGTCTGGGCAGTGCAATCACAAACACAGAGCTGGCTAACATTCTCTTCCGCACGCTGATCGACGCGTACGCCCCGGAGTCCAGACGGCTTAAGTATTTCCGACTGAATGTTGGTCGCGAAATTGAGGATTGGCCAGAGGTTGctaaggagaaggagaatgaagagctTGCTGAGATGGATAGTCTTACGCAGATTGATGGGTTTATCGAAAGAACAGAGCAGTATATCAAGGAACAGGAGCCTCGCATTCGTCGGTGCGCTAGCACCTTGAACAGGAATTTGTTCCGTCGCTAG
- a CDS encoding uncharacterized protein (uncharacterized protein conserved in bacteria-domain containing protein), with the protein MSPLRGFSDNPFSDKGDVIVATTALVQALEPYFSPGQARVRLPIYSGAHFDEVAADLEGFARPIWAIAAVFAESATTTDPTLQTYAERLVSGLANGVDPGHPEYWGAIDDWDQRMVEAEAISFALLLAPKTFYEPLSAHSRSHLVEWLSGLNGKVMPKNNWRWFRIFANLALHRVCGVPYEDVKHFIWEDFALLDTFQLGNGWAADGPWRKDATDGEEAYGRQADYYSGSFAIQFSQLLYTIFAADLDPGRVSRYIHQAREFAGQFWRYFDKDGAPIPFGRSLTYRFAMGAFYAAFALARAYDSSIPYTSPGFVKGMLLRHLRWWATHSDNVFALDGTLTIGYLYPNMFMCEDYNSPQSPYWAMKSFVMLALASNDEFWQADELPHPLAAIEETKSLESGVKLLSAPFQILCDHPDGQHHFMISGGQFCVWPLKATQAKYSKFAYSSAFGFSVPTGLLLTQIAPDSTLAISGDDGETWVTRWQTTINPTIETFTINNQDVQCLRSGWKPWRSGSIEIDTLVIPPCDKWPDWHVRVHRIRNTRAGSSNIEKLRLVEGAFSIEVKQPRRTPTLTENWGATDGLDVVHGGRMECGTSCLVIGNGDASGIKNLFASECSLEGKVLKPDPNTNLMTPRTLIPTLEHEILSLPGRDIVIANAVFAISKGKIQFSQQELMKRWYLAPRLPEEVFIF; encoded by the coding sequence ATGTCTCCTCTTCGTGGCTTTTCCGACAACCCTTTCAGCGATAAGGGTGATGTGATCGTCGCAACAACAGCTCTTGTCCAAGCTCTTGAACCATATTTCTCACCAGGACAAGCGCGGGTACGATTACCCATTTACTCGGGAGCACATTTCGATGAAGTAGCGGCCGACCTAGAAGGCTTTGCACGACCCATCTGGGCTATAGCTGCTGTGTTCGCAGAATCTGCCACTACGACGGACCCAACACTACAGACATACGCGGAGCGCTTGGTATCAGGACTTGCCAATGGGGTTGATCCAGGACATCCCGAATACTGGGGAGCAATAGACGACTGGGACCAACGCATGGTAGAGGCGGAGGCAATATCATTCGCACTCCTTTTAGCTCCAAAGACATTCTATGAGCCATTATCAGCTCACAGTCGCAGCCACTTGGTCGAATGGCTATCTGGGCTGAATGGAAAAGTAATGCCCAAAAACAACTGGCGCTGGTTTAGGATCTTTGCCAACCTTGCTCTGCATAGAGTTTGCGGTGTCCCTTACGAGGATGTGAAACACTTTATCTGGGAAGATTTTGCTCTTCTCGACACATTTCAATTGGGCAATGGATGGGCTGCAGATGGCCCTTGGAGAAAGGATGCGACCGATGGAGAGGAAGCGTACGGTCGCCAGGCAGACTATTATTCCGGAAGCTTCGCGATTCAGTTTAGCCAACTGCTATACACTATCTTTGCTGCCGACTTGGATCCTGGGCGTGTATCTCGATATATCCACCAGGCGAGAGAGTTCGCAGGTCAGTTCTGGAGATATTTTGACAAGGATGGCGCCCCCATTCCCTTTGGTAGATCTTTAACATATCGGTTCGCCATGGGCGCGTTCTACGCAGCGTTTGCGCTGGCCAGAGCCTACGATTCCTCAATCCCTTACACATCTCCTGGATTTGTCAAGGGAATGCTCCTCCGTCATCTGAGGTGGTGGGCCACGCATTCCGACAATGTTTTTGCGTTAGACGGAACCCTCACAATCGGCTACCTGTACCCGAATATGTTTATGTGCGAGGATTACAACTCGCCACAGTCACCGTACTGGGCTATGAAGAGCTTTGTCATGCTAGCACTGGCTAGCAATGATGAGTTCTGGCAGGCAGACGagcttcctcatcctttgGCAGCAATTGAAGAAACGAAGTCACTTGAGTCAGGGGTGAAGCTGCTCTCGGCACCTTTCCAGATACTGTGTGATCACCCAGATGGCCAGCATCATTTCATGATTTCCGGTGGTCAATTTTGTGTCTGGCCCCTCAAGGCGACGCAAGCCAAGTATAGCAAGTTCGCATATTCTTCTGCATTCGGTTTCAGTGTTCCAACTGGGCTATTGTTGACACAGATTGCTCCAGATAGCACCCTCGCTATCAGTGGAGACGATGGGGAGACCTGGGTCACTCGATGGCAGACAACCATCAATCCTACGATTGAGACCTTCACGATCAACAATCAGGATGTGCAATGTCTACGCAGTGGATGGAAGCCGTGGCGGTCAGGCAGTATAGAAATCGACACACTCGTCATTCCTCCTTGCGACAAGTGGCCTGATTGGCATGTGCGAGTCCATCGTATTCGCAATACTCGGGCTGGATCTTCCAATATAGAAAAGCTTAGACTCGTTGAGGGCGCCTTCTCGATAGAAGTCAAGCAGCCACGTCGCACGCCCACCTTGACGGAGAACTGGGGTGCAACAGATGGACTGGATGTCGTCCACGGCGGTCGCATGGAATGTGGCACAAGTTGTCTAGTTATAGGTAATGGTGACGCTAGCGGCATAAAGAACCTGTTCGCCTCAGAGTGCTCACTAGAAGGGAAAGTGTTAAAGCCGGATCCAAACACCAACCTGATGACACCGCGAACGTTGATCCCTACTCTAGAGCATGAGATCCTCAGTCTACCAGGGCGGGACATAGTCATTGCTAATGCTGTATTTGCTATTAGCAAGGGAAAGATACAGTTTAGCCAGCAGGAACTTATGAAGAGGTGGTACCTGGCTCCTCGATTGCCAGAAgaggtcttcatcttctaa
- a CDS encoding UMTA methyltransferase family protein produces the protein MALIMPEQDQPSRSLQPYANTAGEIPIDEELSIYNETLQSDTTSLASSVLNYEYENGRRYHKYGQAQYIMPNDEAEQDRLDLVHHMFSVMLNGELFLAPVENPQTILDLGTGTGIWAIDVADQFPSAKVIGNDLSPIQPSWVPPNVEFVVDDFEDVWMHDRNYFDYVHARTISGCVQDWGRLMKQAYDHLKPSGYFECAEFVIDAFSDDGTFKQDSPYREYINNLNKAGEITGRPMNVATSLKTWMKNAGFENVTEVVYVIPYGPWPKDPKLKEIGKWQYVQAPEGVEAYGLRLYTQVLGWPESEAKLHQALVKQQLRDKSLHIYGKLCVVRQFSLTIPLQVILLLTVAQDMWSMVGSLEGNERKKSGARCLESM, from the exons ATGGCTCTGATAATGCCCGAACAAGACCAGCCATCGCGTTCTCTACAGCCCTACGCCAATACAGCCGGTGAGATACCGATTGAT GAGGAGCTTAGTATCTATAATGAGACCCTCCAATCGGATACCACTTCTCTGGCATCGTCCGTACTGAACTACGAATACGAGAACGGTCGGCGATATCACAAATATGGTCAG GCACAATACAT CATGCCGAACGATGAAGCAGAGCAGGATCGCCTTGACTTG GTGCATCATAT GTTTTCTGTGATGCTTAACGGAGAGCTATTTCTCGCACCTGTCGAGAATCCTCAAACAATTTTGGATTTGGGAACAGGCACAGGTATCTGGGCGATAGATGTTGCTGA CCAATTTCCCTCGGCTAAGGTTATCGGAAACGATCTGAGCCCTATCCAACCTTCTTGGGTACCCCCAAACGTCGAATTTGTTGTCGATGATTTCGAAGATGTATGGATGCACGATCGGAACTATTTCGATTATGTTCATGCTCGCACAATTTCAGG TTGTGTCCAAGACTGGGGACGTCTAATGAAGCAGGCCTATGACCATCTGAAACCAAGCGGATACTTTGAATGTGCCGAGTTTGTCATAGATGCTTTCAGCGACGATGGAACATTCAAGCAAGATTCACCTTATCGAGAGTATatcaacaacctcaacaAAGCAGGTGAAATCACGGGAAGACCAATGAATGTCGCCACGTCCTTGAAGACTTGGATGAAGAATGCCGGTTTCGAGAATGTAACTGAAGTGGTCTACGTGATTCCATATGGACCATGGCCTAAGGATCCTAAGCTTAAGGAGATTGGCAAATGGCAGTATGTGCAGGCCCCAGAGGGCGTGGAGGCTTACGGTCTTCGTCTATACACGCAGGTGTTGGGATGGCCGGAGTCCGAGGCCAAATTGCACCAGGCTCTTGTTAAGCAGCAACTCCGCGATAAGTCTTTGCATATTTATGGGAAGCTGTGCGTCGTCCGACAATTCTCCTTAACTATTCCATTGCAGGTGATTTTATTGCTGACTGTTGCGCAAGATATGTGGTCTATGGTAGGAAGCCTGGAAGGGAAtgagaggaaaaagagtgGTGCGCGCTGCCTGGAATCCAtgtga
- a CDS encoding amidase signature domain-containing protein: MTIPDWQQKAAAKQAEAAAKIPKEWRVSASILENLDNEQEVLTIPQRCGILSPKELEITETVDATTLRDKLAARELTAVEVTTAFCKRAAIAQQITSCLTETMFPQALARAKELDEYLQTTGKPMGPLHGVPISLKETFNVQGVHSSLGLVSFLDRPEASHNSALVEILLAAGAVLYVKTNVPQTMMTADSENNVFGRVLNPHRRNITAGGSSGGEGALIALRGSLLGIGTDIAGSIRIPALCCGTFGFKPSVGRVPYAGQASAARPGMAGIAPVAGPLCYSARDAELLLRVVMEAPVDDLDDNVLGFPWIEPAPLAAPTLTIGVLPEDPQVPLHPNMQRTLKTAVERLAAAGHRIVDLSGQIQCIKEASDISFRFFRIDPDQTQVKYVSSSGEPFIKSLRYTYNLKGDDPEPTLRDLFDLNVERAKVAAIMRRLYVENKLDVIIGPGNQSCAGPHDTYGIPVYTVLANLVDYPACVIPFGKANEVADVEYVRDVAYIPPYCPKEVENAPCHVQLIGRRLKDERLMQHAKIVESVLASKST; the protein is encoded by the exons ATGACCATCCCCGATTGGCAACAGAAAGCTGCGGCTAAGCAAGCCGAAGCTGCTGCGAAAATTCCCAAAGAATGGCGAGTATCAGCAAGTATCCTAGAGAACCTCGACAATGAGCAAGAAGTCTTGACCATCCCTCAACGGTGCGGTATCCTCTCTCCTAAAGAGCTGGAGATCACAGAAACCGTTGATGCTACTACTCTACGAGACAAGCTTGCTGCCCGAGAGCTCACAGCAGTTGAGGTCACGACTGCATTTTGCAAGCGCGCCGCCATAGCGCAACAAATTACTTCCTGCTTGACGGAGACCATGTTTCCACAAGCACTGGCACGGGCTAAAGAGCTGGACGAGTACCTTCAGACAACTGGAAAACCGATGGGTCCACTGCACGGCGTGCCAATCAGTCTGAAAGAAACATTCAATGTCCAAGGCGTGCACTCCTCCCTCGGTCTGGTCTCGTTCCTTGACCGACCCGAGGCCTCCCACAACTCCGCATTAGTGGAGATCCTCTTAGCAGCGGGCGCTGTTCTATACGTCAAGACCAACGTACCCCAAACGATGATGACAGCCGATTCCGAGAACAATGTATTCGGCCGTGTTCTGAACCCACACCGCCGCAACATAACTGCAGGCGGGAGCAGTGGCGGAGAGGGAGCGCTCATAGCCTTGCGTGGATCTCTCCTAGGTATTGGGACCGATATCGCCGGCTCCATCCGCATTCCGGCGTTGTGCTGTGGTACGTTTGGCTTCAAGCCTAGTGTCGGTCGCGTGCCGTACGCGGGCCAGGCGAGTGCGGCCCGTCCGGGCATGGCGGGCATCGCGCCAGTGGCGGGGCCATTGTGTTATTCCGCTCGTGACGCAGAGCTTCTCCTGCGCGTGGTTATGGAGGCGCCTGTTGATGACCTCGACGACAATGTTCTTGGCTTCCCCTGGATAGAACCGGCTCCCCTAGCTGCCCCGACCCTGACTATCGGAGTTCTTCCTGAGGACCCACAGGTTCCCTTGCATCCGAATATGCAGCGCACCTTGAAAACAGCAGTTGAAAGGCTCGCAGCGGCTGGCCATCGTATCGTGGACCTCTCGGGTCAGATCCAATGTATCAAAGAAGCGTCTGATATATCGTTCCGATTCTTCCGCATTGATCCGGACCAAACACAGGTGAAGTACGTCTCGAGCAGTGGAGAACCGTTCATCAAATCCCTGCGTTACACGTACAATCTGAAGGGTGACGACCCAGAACCAACATTGCGTGATCTGTTCGATCTGAATGTGGAACGGGCTAAAGTGGCGGCGATTATGCGCCGTTTATACGTCGAGAATAAACTCGACGTGATCATTGGGCCCGGAAACCAGAGCTGTGCTGGGCCCCATGATACCTATGGAATTCCGGTGTACACAGTCCTGGCAAACTTAGTTGAT tatccAGCCTGTGTGATTCCTTTCGGAAAAGCTAACGAAGTTGCTGATGTGGAATACGTGCGAGATGTTGCGTATATCCCTCCAT ACTGCCCGAAAGAGGTCGAGAACGCCCCCTGCCACGTGCAGCTCATTGGTCGGCGACTGAAGGATGAAAGGTTGATGCAGCATGCCAAGATCGTCGAGAGCGTGCTTGCAAGCAAATCGACATGA
- a CDS encoding uncharacterized protein (unnamed protein product), with the protein MTAITKQVVQKAIDEYIAGLQPSLRELNLKIHGNPELAYKEYQAHDVLCKFLESQGIPTDRHAYGLKTAFESRVGDPAGRCVNFNAEYDALPGIGHACGHNLIATASVTAFLALAFAIQKFNLPGQAQLLGTPAEEEGGGKIDLIRAGAYEKADVSLMMHPISDEELTPHNILGIAGQASISCYDITAVYHGVSAHAAVSPWEGINALDAVVAAYNNISMLRQQLRPDERVHGAILQAPSITNAIPELTRTRYTIRSRTMERTRQLGARVRQCLEAGALATGCKIELEEDQIYGDLVVNPPLCKGFAECMEDQGVTVLATHDDLMAGSTDQGNVSQIMPALHAVVGIPVSNGAKNHTRDFTAAAAGDEAHGRAVLAGKAMAMTGWRVLVDEEFYQDVKGAFSVTKGGSR; encoded by the exons atgacGGCGATAACTAAGCAAGTAGTCCAGAAGGCGATCGATGAATATATCGCGGGGTTGCAGCCTTCTTTGCGGGAGTTGAATCTTAAG ATCCACGGAAACCCAGAGTTGGCCTACAAAGAGTATCAAGCCCATGATGTTCTATGTAAATTCCTTGAATCCCAAGGTATCCCAACTGATCGCCATGCGTACGGCTTGAAGACGGCATTTGAATCGCGCGTCGGTGATCCTGCCGGGCGCTGTGTCAATTTCAACGCCGAATACGATGCCTTGCCTGGAATCGGACATGCATGCGGCCACAACCTCATCGCGACCGCGAGTGTCACCGCGTTTTTGGCCCTGGCTTTCGCGATTCAGAAGTTCAATCTTCCAGGACAGGCACAGTTACTGGGAACAcccgccgaagaagaaggtggagGTAAAATCGACCTCATTCGGGCGGGAGCTTACGAAAAGGCCGATGTATCTCTGATGAT GCACCCTATCTCGGACGAAGAACTCACCCCACACAATATATTAGGTATTGCAGGCCAAGCATCAATCTCTTGTTATGACATCACCGCTGTGTATCACGGCGTTAGTGCCCATGCTGCGGTCAGTCCCTGGGAAGGTATCAATGCCCTCGATGCCGTGGTAGCCGCCTACAACAACATCTCCATGTTACGACAGCAACTCCGCCCCGACGAAAGAGTACACGGGGCCATTCTCCAAGCACCTAGCATCACCAATGCCATACCCGAACTCACCCGCACAAGATACACCATTCGCAGCCGTACAATGGAAAGAACACGACAGCTCGGTGCTCGGGTACGCCAGTGTCTGGAAGCGGGAGCCCTCGCCACTGGATGCAAAATTGAACTCGAGGAAGATCAAATCTACGGTGATCTTGTCGTGAATCCACCGCTCTGTAAGGGTTTCGCGGAGTGCATGGAAGATCAGGGAGTAACGGTTCTGGCGACTCATGATGACTTGATGGCTGGGTCTACCGATCAGGGGAATGTGTCGCAAATTATGCCGGCTCTGCACGCTGTTGTCGGCATTCCGGTTAGTAATGGTGCTAAGAATCATACACGAGATtttactgctgctgctgcgggtGATGAGGCACATGGGAGGGCTGTTCTGGCTGGTAAAGCGATGGCCATGACTGGGTGGAGGGTTCTGGTCGACGAGGAGTTTTACCAGGATGTGAAGGGGGCGTTTTCGGTGACGAAGGGGGGTTCGCGCTAA
- a CDS encoding organic solute transporter Ostalpha-domain-containing protein, translating to MRICNLIPSYQILSFISICFPNSYIYLQGFTEVLQGVALYAFLMLLCDFMAPNDKSKVEFFSSLEIKRQWQPKKKRNGLAFLSLTWYSVLQYPVVTWITAVSQVVTQSLHVYCLESTAPHFAHVWLQAITSISTSVAINAILQFYMNMKGYMTKHRPLLKLMAFKLVVGLVLLEKILFLILTSTNVLKTHSTSMTYIDAIMGLPTMVICVQMVPLSFLVLYAYSAKPYEISNSQSTLRPQVYQTVESDDDGEILMSGFQKRYQGGRWGLRAWAVYLNPLELLRDVKAAYVMIHSARALQKAHAKERAQDEMVRYETRCETVEGA from the exons ATGCGAATTTGCAACCTCATCCCCTCCTACCAAATCCTATCCTTCATCTCAATCTGTTTTCCAAACTCCTATATCTACCTACAAGGGTTCACAGAGGTGCTTCAGGGTGTTGCTCTATACGCCTTCCTCATGCTACTCTGCGATTTCATGGCTCCGAATGATAAGAGTAAAGTGGAgttcttctcttcgcttGAGATAAAGAGACAGTggcagccgaagaagaaaaggaatggtCTTGCGTTCTTGAGT TTGACTTGGTACTCCGTCCTTCAATATCCAGTCGTCACCTGGATTACTGCTGTCTCCCAAGTGGTCACCCAGTCATTACATGTTTACTGCCTCGAGAGTACAGCGCCTCATTTCGCTCATGTTTGG CTCCAAGCAATCACCTCGATATCGACATCAGTGGCCATCAACGCCATCCTCCAATTCTACATGAACATGAAGGGATACATGACTAAACACAGGCCACTACTTAAGCTGATGGCATTCAAGCTGGTCGTCGGTTTAGTTCTCCTGGAGAAG ATCCTTTTCCTCATCCTTACATCAACAAATGTTCTCAAAACACACTCCACCTCAATGACCTACATAGACGCAATAATGGGTCTCCCAACAATGGTAATCTGCGTGCAAATGGTGCCACTCTCTTTCTTAGTCCTCTACGCCTACAGCGCAAAGCCCTACGAGATCTCAAACTCGCAGAGCACCCTCCGACCTCAAGTATACCAGACCGTCGAGtccgatgatgatggggagATCTTGATGAGCGGCTTCCAGAAACGCTATCAAGGTGGTCGCTGGGGATTGCGTGCCTGGGCTGTCTATTTAAATCCGCTGGAGCTGCTCCGGGATGTTAAGGCAGCTTATGTTATGATTCATAGTGCGCGGGCTTTGCAGAAGGCTCATGCGAAGGAACGGGCGCAGGACGAGATGGTGAGGTATGAGACGAGGTGTGAGACTGTCGAGGGAGCTTGA
- a CDS encoding uncharacterized protein (expressed protein), protein MPNSEDFDGSFDAVKLLVQGMENLRNNTSHGCLVSLSLSLHGLEDTDPDDRYEAEAKLVEITMLALSSSKLPVQMLDIFTDSCSHLTSSLCALVCGEIMATMKKVNLSSSFRGCQRLSLRLSHCFWDIDEEFYSPLSFE, encoded by the coding sequence ATGCCAAACTCCGAAGATTTCGATGGGAGCTTTGATGCGGTTAAGTTACTAGTGCAAGGGATGGAGAACCTGCGCAACAATACTTCCCATGGCTGCTTGGTATCCCTgtctctttcccttcatgGACTAGAGGATACAGATCCAGATGACCGCTATGAGGCCGAGGCAAAACTAGTTGAAATTACTATGCTGGCactcagcagcagcaaacTGCCGGTGCAGATGCTGGATATTTTCACCGATTCTTGCTCTCACCTTACCTCGAGTCTCTGTGCCTTGGTGTGCGGTGAAATTATGGCAACTATGAAAAAAGTGAATTTGTCATCCTCATTCAGGGGATGCCAAAGATTATCTTTACGCTTGTCACACTGCTTTTGGGATATTGACGAGGAATTTTACTCTCCACTATCATTTGAATAA